The following are from one region of the Vitis riparia cultivar Riparia Gloire de Montpellier isolate 1030 chromosome 9, EGFV_Vit.rip_1.0, whole genome shotgun sequence genome:
- the LOC117921475 gene encoding putative disease resistance protein RGA4, with the protein MADALVSIVLERLTSVVEQQIHEQVSLVQGVKSEIQSLKKTLRSVRDVLEDAEKRQVKEKSVRGWLENLKDMAYEMEDVLDEWSIAILQFQMEGVENASTSKKKVSFCMPSPFICFKQVASRRDIALKIKGIKQQLDDIERERIRFNFVSSRSEERPQRLITTSAIDISEVYGRDMDKKIILDHLLGKKCQEKSGLYIVSIVGTGGMGKTTLAQLAYSHSEVKVHFDERIWVCVSDPFDPIRVCRAIVETLQKKPCDLHELDAVQEEIKTRIAEKKFLLVLDDVWTEDNQLWEQLKNTLLCGAAGSRILATTRKESVVKMMRTTYKHPLGELSLEQSRALFHQIAFYERSTWEKEEELKEIGEKIADKCKGLPLAIKTLGNLLRIKNSEEEWKNVLNSEIWQLEEFEREISPALLLSYYDLPPAIQRCFSFCAVFPKDSVIERDELIKLWMAQSYLNSDVVGRKYFEYLAARSFFQDFEKYDDGNIIRCKMHDIVHDFAQFLTQNECFIVEVDNQKKGSMDLSFQKFRHATLVARESTLNFASTCNMKNLHTLLAKKAFSTSSVVEALHNLLRHLTCLRALDLSSNKLIEELPKEVGKLIHLRFLNLSGCFSLRELPETICDLYNLQTLSIQGCSSLPKLPQAMGKLINLRHLENSNIQSLKGLPKGIGRLSSLQTLDVFIVSSHGNDECQIGDLRNLNNLRGNLSIQGLDKVKDAGEAEKAELKNRVDLQDLTLKFGGEEGTKGVAEALQPHPNLKSLCIYSYGDREWPNWMMGSSLAQLKILYLISCVRCPCLPPLGQLPVLENLWIDHMDGVKYIGSEFLGSSSTVFPKLKELHIYRLAELKQWEIKEKEKRSIMPCLNVLITSDCPKLEGLPDHVLQRTPLQKLYIIDSPILERRYRKDIGEDRHKISHILEVKYSWY; encoded by the coding sequence ATGGCTGATGCCCTCGTTTCTATTGTGCTGGAACGCTTAACTTCGGTTGTTGAACAGCAGATTCATGAACAAGTTTCTCTGGTTCAGGGTGTTAAATCAGAAATCCAAAGCCTCAAAAAGACGCTCCGCTCCGTCCGAGATGTTCTTGAAGATGCCGAGAAGAGACAAGTGAAGGAAAAATCTGTCCGAGGTTGGTTGGAGAATCTCAAAGACATGGCCTACGAAATGGAGGACGTGCTGGATGAGTGGAGCATTGCTATTCTTCAATTCCAGATGGAGGGAGTTGAAAATGCTTCCACGTCTAAGAAGAAGGTAAGCTTCTGTATGCCCTCCCCTTTCATCTGTTTCAAGCAAGTTGCTTCTCGTCGTGACATTGCTCTTAAGATTAAGGGCATTAAACAACAACTAGATGATATTGAAAGGGAGAGAATTAGATTTAATTTTGTCTCTAGTAGGAGTGAGGAGCGACCACAGCGACTTATAACTACCTCTGCAATTGATATTTCAGAGGTGTACGGTCGGGATAtggataaaaaaatcatattagacCATTTGTTGGGTAAGAAGTGTCAAGAGAAATCTGGCCTCTACATCGTCTCCATAGTTGGGACGGGAGGCATGGGCAAAACAACTCTTGCTCAATTAGCCTACAGCCATTCAGAGGTGAAGGTCCATTTTGATGAGAGAATATGGGTCTGTGTTTCTGATCCTTTTGACCCAATCAGAGTTTGTAGGGCTATTGTTGAAACCCTCCAAAAAAAGCCTTGTGATCTCCATGAGTTGGACGCTGTACAAGAAGAAATTAAAACACGTATTGCCGAAAAGAAATTCCTTCTTGTGCTAGATGATGTGTGGACTGAAGACAATCAATTGTGGGAACAACTGAAGAACACCCTCCTCTGCGGAGCAGCAGGTAGTAGAATTCTGGCGACCACACGCAAAGAGAGTGTTGTTAAGATGATGAGAACTACGTACAAGCATCCCTTGGGGGAGCTGTCTTTGGAGCAATCTCGGGCATTATTCCATCAAATAGCTTTCTATGAAAGGAGTACTtgggagaaagaggaagaattaaaagaaattggtgAGAAAATAGCAGACAAATGCAAGGGCTTGCCCCTCGCTATAAAAACTTTAGGGAATCTCTTGCGCATAAAAAATAGCGAGGAAGAATGGAAGAACGTATTGAATAGTGAAATATGGCAGCTAGAAGAGTTTGAGAGAGAGATTTCCCCTGCTTTGTTGTTGAGTTATTATGATCTGCCCCCTGCAATTCAACGCTGCTTCTCATTTTGTGCTGTTTTTCCAAAAGACTCGGTTATTGAGAGAGATGAGCTGATCAAGTTGTGGATGGCACAAAGCTATCTCAACTCTGATGTGGTTGGGAGAAAGTACTTTGAATATTTAGCTGCTCGGTCTTTCTTccaagattttgaaaaatatgatgatGGTAATATAATACGTTGTAAGATGCATGATATAGTGCATGATTTTGCTCAATTTTTGACTCAGAATGAATGCTTTATTGTGGAGGTTGACAACCAAAAAAAGGGGAGTATGgacttatccttccaaaagtTTCGTCATGCCACCTTAGTTGCCCGAGAAAGTACCCTTAATTTCGCCTCCACTTGTAACATGAAGAATCTTCACACCCTCTTGGCTAAGAAAGCATTCTCTACTTCAAGTGTTGTTGAAGCCTTACATAATTTGTTAAGGCATTTGACATGTCTCAGGGCATTGGATTTGAGCAGCAATAAGTTGATTGAGGAACTTCCTAAGGAGGTAGGAAAATTGATACATTTAAGATTCCTTAATCTATCAGGGTGTTTTTCCTTGAGAGAGTTGCCTGAAACAATTTGTGATTTATATAATTTGCAAACCTTAAGTATTCAGGGATGTTCCAGTCTTCCGAAACTACCACAGGCAATGGGTAAACTAATTAATTTGAGGCATCttgaaaattctaatattcagaGTCTAAAGGGCTTGCCAAAAGGAATTGGAAGATTAAGCTCTCTTCAGACACTGGATGTTTTCATTGTGAGTAGTCATGGCAATGATGAATGCCAAATAGGAGACCTGAGAAACTTGAACAACCTAAGAGGAAATCTTTCCATTCAAGGGTTGGATAAAGTGAAAGATGCAGGGGAGGCAGAAAAAGCAGAATTGAAGAATAGGGTAGACCTCCAAGATTTGACATTGAAATTTGGTGGAGAGGAGGGGACAAAGGGTGTGGCTGAAGCTCTACAACCCCATCCAAACTTGAAATCTCTATGTATATACAGTTATGGTGATAGAGAGTGGCCCAATTGGATGATGGGTTCATCATTAGCTCAACTGAAAATACTTTACCTCATCTCTTGCGTAAGATGTCCATGTTTGCCTCCTTTGGGGCAACTGCCTGTCCTTGAGAATCTGTGGATAGATCATATGGATGGTGTGAAATACATAGGTAGTGAGTTTTTGGGATCATCATCAACAGTATTCCCAAAGCTGAAGGAATTGCATATTTATCGTTTGGCTGAATTGAAGCAatgggaaataaaagaaaaagaaaagaggtcAATAATGCCATGTCTCAATGTCTTGATTACGAGTGACTGCCCAAAGCTGGAGGGACTGCCGGACCACGTGCTCCAGAGGACACCATTGCAGAAATTGTACATCATAGATTCTCCTATTCTGGAACGACGTTATCGAAAGGATATTGGAGAGGATCGGCACAAAATATCTCATATCCTAGAAGTCAAATATTCATGGTACTAA